A genomic window from Sulfurimonas paralvinellae includes:
- a CDS encoding thiamine phosphate synthase, protein MQLRKHMPDFALYRNKEEKNYALYAAEFVEMCKNFKDMKCFLHQDYKLVAELDANGVHLTSEQFDAIPKAKELGLEVIISTHTHDEVHIAEAMGADYVAYSPIFETPNKDEPKGVDDLREIIGMTDIKVFALGGILTQEQVDAVEEAGAYGFASIRYFN, encoded by the coding sequence ATGCAGCTTAGAAAGCATATGCCGGATTTCGCACTCTATCGCAATAAAGAAGAGAAGAACTATGCGCTCTATGCAGCAGAGTTTGTCGAGATGTGTAAAAATTTCAAAGATATGAAATGTTTCTTACATCAAGATTATAAACTGGTAGCAGAGTTAGATGCCAATGGCGTTCATTTGACTTCAGAACAGTTCGATGCAATTCCCAAAGCAAAAGAGCTTGGTTTAGAAGTCATCATTTCGACGCATACACATGATGAAGTACATATTGCCGAAGCGATGGGTGCTGATTATGTTGCTTACAGTCCCATCTTTGAAACACCGAACAAAGATGAGCCAAAAGGTGTGGATGATCTGCGTGAGATCATTGGTATGACAGATATCAAGGTTTTTGCACTTGGTGGTATCCTTACGCAGGAGCAGGTTGATGCGGTTGAAGAAGCAGGTGCTTACGGGTTTGCTTCTATTCGCTACTTTAATTGA